A stretch of Lujinxingia sediminis DNA encodes these proteins:
- a CDS encoding c-type cytochrome — MKNATLKNGLKIALVTGGMVALIPTVYGQGIGLQTLDRMLVPTPQKIERGEKVFAEQCATCHGDQGRGGAELAERNGAQGFVGTAVERSGLESIYSVVAHGYATENFEHTPFNNLFFQDQWAVSHYVHSLIDTPNPVPAELAERIRREAEFGVCDPEIRVGIADLVEPSGDEQLAKGEEVFAQQCASCHGAQGKGDGPAGGALNPPPRNFEAPPADWTNGTSALAVYNTLFAGISGTSMPAYGHLPEEELWALTHYVRESFIPAQNQEPATDEQVDEVCRSLSAPPRPDAIPVNDAMRFLAADASESRLIRLGQYGDPVLATDADAAAGQQIYGQTCASCHGSQGAGARNVGPYGAFPPFLYINVGRLVPASVGGTYQDVAARTIGGVHSTLPNMSPAASLSEQNWKDLQAYIAGFEGEGSDRVRTQQAIEDVTVPADGDATVAPAEGAPAEEAPATQP; from the coding sequence ATGAAAAACGCTACGCTTAAAAATGGTCTTAAAATCGCGCTGGTCACCGGCGGCATGGTCGCCCTGATCCCGACTGTCTACGGACAGGGCATCGGGTTGCAGACCCTCGACCGCATGCTGGTGCCGACCCCCCAGAAGATCGAACGCGGGGAGAAGGTCTTCGCCGAACAGTGTGCTACCTGCCACGGTGACCAAGGCCGCGGTGGTGCCGAGCTTGCCGAGCGCAACGGTGCCCAGGGTTTTGTCGGCACTGCGGTGGAACGCTCAGGTCTGGAGTCGATCTACAGCGTCGTCGCCCACGGCTACGCCACTGAGAACTTCGAGCATACGCCCTTCAATAACCTGTTCTTCCAGGATCAATGGGCCGTGTCGCACTACGTTCACAGCCTGATTGACACCCCGAACCCGGTTCCGGCCGAGCTCGCTGAGCGCATCCGTCGCGAAGCCGAATTCGGCGTATGCGATCCGGAGATTCGCGTGGGTATCGCCGACCTGGTCGAGCCCTCGGGTGACGAGCAGCTGGCCAAGGGAGAAGAAGTCTTCGCCCAGCAATGTGCCTCCTGCCACGGCGCCCAGGGCAAGGGCGATGGCCCTGCCGGCGGTGCGCTCAACCCGCCGCCGCGTAACTTCGAGGCCCCTCCCGCCGACTGGACCAACGGCACCAGCGCGCTGGCCGTTTACAACACCCTTTTCGCGGGCATCTCCGGAACCTCGATGCCGGCCTACGGCCACCTCCCGGAAGAGGAGCTCTGGGCACTCACTCACTATGTGCGTGAGTCCTTCATCCCGGCACAGAACCAGGAACCGGCCACCGACGAACAGGTTGATGAAGTCTGCCGTTCGCTCAGTGCTCCGCCGCGTCCCGACGCCATCCCGGTCAACGACGCGATGCGCTTCCTGGCCGCCGACGCTTCCGAAAGCCGCCTGATTCGTCTCGGGCAGTACGGCGATCCGGTGCTCGCCACCGACGCCGACGCCGCGGCCGGTCAGCAGATTTACGGTCAGACCTGCGCCAGCTGCCACGGCAGCCAGGGCGCGGGCGCCCGCAACGTTGGCCCCTATGGCGCGTTCCCGCCCTTCCTCTACATCAACGTGGGGCGTCTCGTACCGGCCTCCGTCGGTGGTACCTACCAGGATGTCGCGGCGCGAACCATCGGTGGTGTGCACTCCACGCTTCCGAACATGAGCCCGGCAGCTTCGCTCTCCGAGCAGAACTGGAAGGATCTCCAGGCGTATATCGCAGGCTTTGAAGGCGAAGGTAGTGACCGCGTACGTACGCAGCAGGCCATCGAAGACGTCACTGTTCCGGCCGATGGCGATGCAACCGTGGCTCCTGCTGAAGGCGCTCCCGCTGAGGAAGCTCCGGCCACGCAGCCCTGA
- a CDS encoding cytochrome c oxidase subunit II, whose translation MSKKTMSGSFNPRHLKRAALLLAITLALLIPATAFAVPGSGDFIAHYSENGRQMTGLYNMIAKICLGVLIIVEVVLVSAIIKFRRRSDDERPVQNHGNLMLEAGWTSAAVVFQIWIGVATINVMFATEVIPDDIDMTVEAVAYQWDWQFVYPDHGGLVHGDLVVPANTNVKLEVTSRDVIHSIFVPDLGIKMDAVPGRFNYWWFRADGPVNQVRVDGFATVERQEREYVTTRPDFMQTRDDATARTISGLEQRVSYLGRSRTVEEVSPYAGYNAIEYQGTCTELCGLGHWDMYFRAVVMTPSSFRQWVFDMQNAVTEANGPDVFAARCATCHGDSGQGQGEQFPTLVGAARVVEEGQKDSHIQLVLQGKGVMPAFGQILNDAEVTAVVNHERLSWGNSGGEVTDEDVARVRESLGLPPFPAGGVEPTPTPDLMAAGERVYESCVSCHGRQGQGPDYIPSLAGSSKVNGDVAALAELLIKGADSDQWPGEKTPVARSMTDFQLASLLTYLRGSFGNEGEPVQPGDIERIRRDMN comes from the coding sequence ATGAGTAAAAAAACCATGAGCGGCTCTTTCAACCCTCGTCACCTCAAGCGCGCCGCGCTGCTCCTCGCGATCACTCTGGCGCTGCTGATTCCGGCGACCGCCTTCGCGGTACCCGGCTCCGGGGACTTCATCGCCCACTACAGTGAGAACGGTCGTCAGATGACCGGGCTCTACAACATGATCGCCAAGATTTGTCTCGGGGTGTTGATCATCGTTGAGGTGGTGCTTGTGTCGGCGATCATCAAGTTCCGCCGTCGCAGCGATGATGAGCGTCCCGTGCAGAACCACGGCAACCTGATGCTCGAAGCAGGTTGGACCTCCGCGGCGGTGGTCTTTCAGATCTGGATCGGTGTGGCCACCATCAACGTGATGTTCGCCACCGAGGTCATCCCCGATGACATCGACATGACCGTGGAAGCCGTGGCCTATCAGTGGGACTGGCAGTTTGTGTACCCGGATCATGGCGGACTGGTGCATGGAGACCTGGTGGTTCCGGCCAACACCAACGTCAAACTTGAGGTGACCTCTCGCGACGTCATCCACTCGATCTTCGTGCCCGACCTGGGCATCAAGATGGATGCCGTCCCCGGTCGATTCAACTACTGGTGGTTCCGCGCCGACGGCCCGGTCAACCAGGTTCGCGTCGATGGCTTCGCCACGGTGGAACGCCAGGAGCGTGAGTACGTGACCACGCGCCCTGACTTCATGCAGACCCGCGATGACGCCACCGCCAGGACCATCTCCGGCCTGGAGCAGCGCGTCTCTTACCTGGGCCGCTCCCGTACCGTCGAAGAAGTCTCGCCCTATGCCGGATACAACGCGATTGAGTACCAGGGCACCTGTACTGAACTCTGCGGCCTGGGTCACTGGGACATGTACTTCCGCGCGGTGGTCATGACCCCGTCGAGCTTCCGCCAGTGGGTCTTCGATATGCAGAACGCCGTGACCGAGGCCAACGGCCCCGACGTCTTCGCCGCGCGCTGCGCCACCTGCCACGGCGACAGCGGTCAGGGTCAGGGCGAGCAGTTCCCCACCCTCGTTGGCGCTGCACGCGTGGTCGAAGAAGGCCAGAAAGACTCGCACATCCAGCTCGTGCTGCAGGGCAAAGGCGTGATGCCGGCCTTCGGCCAGATTCTTAACGACGCGGAAGTCACCGCAGTCGTCAACCACGAGCGTCTCAGCTGGGGCAACAGCGGCGGCGAAGTCACCGATGAAGACGTCGCGCGCGTTCGCGAATCGCTGGGCCTTCCGCCCTTCCCCGCCGGTGGCGTTGAACCGACTCCTACGCCCGACCTGATGGCCGCCGGTGAGCGCGTCTACGAGAGCTGCGTCAGCTGCCACGGTCGTCAAGGACAGGGCCCGGACTACATCCCGTCGCTTGCCGGGAGCAGCAAAGTCAACGGTGATGTCGCAGCCCTGGCTGAACTTCTCATCAAGGGTGCCGACAGCGACCAGTGGCCCGGTGAGAAGACCCCGGTCGCTCGCTCCATGACCGACTTCCAGCTGGCCTCCTTGCTGACCTACCTGCGAGGCTCCTTCGGCAACGAAGGCGAACCGGTGCAGCCTGGCGACATCGAGCGCATCCGACGCGACATGAACTGA
- a CDS encoding c-type cytochrome produces the protein MSIPSTLKTRVAVTALALLGASFVGCIYEVGIPADGSKPFGEMNPIEGMHNQTSYKDQEAQPVFRDDQIAGMRTPPPATVAVNGLLRPDQPSPDASAQLVNPVPVNAQSLDYGRFLYRTNCSVCHGSEGAADGTIVVSGAYGAPPSLLTDKLRGYEDGRIYHVVSYGQGAMWAYKNNLTDMERWAVVNYVRALQRADFPEPIDLDRMRDQ, from the coding sequence ATGAGCATTCCAAGCACGCTAAAAACTCGCGTCGCTGTGACCGCGCTGGCCCTCCTGGGCGCCTCGTTCGTGGGCTGCATCTATGAGGTAGGGATCCCGGCCGACGGCAGCAAACCCTTTGGTGAGATGAACCCCATCGAAGGCATGCATAACCAGACGAGCTACAAAGATCAGGAGGCCCAGCCGGTCTTCCGCGATGATCAAATCGCCGGGATGCGTACACCGCCTCCGGCCACCGTTGCGGTCAACGGCCTGCTTCGCCCCGACCAACCCAGCCCCGACGCCAGCGCGCAGCTGGTCAACCCGGTGCCGGTCAACGCACAGAGCCTGGACTACGGCCGTTTCCTCTACCGCACCAACTGCTCGGTGTGTCACGGCAGCGAAGGTGCCGCCGATGGCACAATTGTCGTCTCGGGAGCCTACGGCGCACCGCCGAGCCTTCTGACCGACAAGCTGCGCGGCTACGAAGACGGACGCATCTACCACGTGGTCTCCTACGGCCAGGGCGCGATGTGGGCCTACAAGAACAACCTCACCGATATGGAACGCTGGGCGGTTGTTAACTACGTGCGAGCCCTGCAACGAGCCGACTTCCCCGAGCCCATCGACCTGGATCGGATGCGCGACCAGTAA
- a CDS encoding DUF3341 domain-containing protein: MAKDKETKETLEETSEETAAEAPAAEAKADESTTVNDADDKKEEDVAEESASSDEASASDESEAAVEASGADEGDEADEPSDESLNGAGDGDVPPSAGDVTDEEGMKGIAAYFDLPDDLMLAAAHTRDSKYDAFEAYSPFPIHGMDDAMGLGRSWIPWVTFGAGSAGFLTANALQFFMMTLDWPMIVGGKPYAPWPSFVPIMFELTVLFAGVTTALVMLIAAGCFRKPFIIDPEISKDRFVLWISADDDAFDADEVRGFLETLNPVEIRTITKGA; the protein is encoded by the coding sequence GTGGCTAAGGACAAAGAGACCAAAGAGACGCTGGAAGAAACCAGCGAAGAGACCGCCGCTGAGGCCCCCGCAGCCGAAGCGAAGGCCGACGAGAGCACGACTGTGAACGACGCAGACGACAAAAAAGAAGAAGACGTGGCCGAAGAAAGCGCCAGCTCTGACGAAGCCTCGGCTTCTGACGAAAGCGAAGCGGCTGTGGAGGCGTCCGGTGCCGACGAGGGCGACGAGGCCGATGAGCCTTCGGATGAAAGCCTCAACGGCGCCGGTGACGGAGACGTCCCGCCGAGCGCGGGTGATGTCACCGACGAAGAAGGCATGAAGGGTATTGCTGCCTACTTCGATCTGCCCGACGACCTGATGCTTGCCGCCGCGCACACGCGTGACTCCAAGTACGATGCCTTTGAGGCCTACTCGCCCTTCCCCATTCACGGGATGGACGACGCGATGGGTCTGGGCCGCTCCTGGATTCCCTGGGTGACCTTCGGTGCCGGCTCGGCGGGTTTCCTGACCGCCAACGCGCTCCAGTTCTTCATGATGACCCTTGACTGGCCGATGATCGTCGGCGGCAAGCCCTACGCGCCCTGGCCTTCCTTTGTGCCGATCATGTTTGAGCTCACCGTGCTCTTTGCCGGTGTCACCACCGCGCTGGTGATGCTCATCGCGGCCGGTTGCTTCCGCAAGCCCTTCATCATCGACCCGGAGATCTCCAAGGACCGCTTCGTGCTGTGGATCTCCGCCGACGACGACGCTTTTGATGCCGATGAAGTCCGAGGCTTTCTCGAGACGCTCAATCCGGTTGAAATTCGAACCATCACGAAAGGCGCTTAA